From the Jeongeupia sp. HS-3 genome, the window TCGATATGCCCTTGTCGGGCTTTTCGCGCGGCGCGGACAAACAGACGCCATTCAGCATCGGCGCCACCCGGCTGGCAGCGAACATCTGCTACGAAGACGTCTTCGGCAGTGAAATCGCTCAGGCACTGCCCGAAGCAACCATGCTGGTCAATTTCAGCAATCTCGCCTGGTTCGATGGCTCCTGGGCGGCCGAGCAGCAGTTGCAGATGTCGCAAGCACGAGCGCTGGAAACCGGTCGCTACATGCTGCGCTCAACCAATACCGGCGTCACCGCCATCATCGATGCACATGGCCGCGTCACCCAGCGACTCCCACAGCGCGTACGCGGCGTGCTTGAAGGCACGGCCACCAATCACATCGGTCTCACCCCTTACGGTCGCTGGAAAAACGGGCCGATTTTGCTGATCTGGGTCGTCGTCTTGTTGGGGCTAGGCATGTGGGCGCGGCGGTCTTCGAGTCAGCGTCAGTCCTAAATCAAGTCACACCAAGACGTGCCCGATCACACGCCTTCCTTACGCCTTTTCAAGGCGAACATATAGCGGAAATCGGCAAACGGGCAGACATGCGGCAGAGTGCTCATTCGCCCTCTGCCGCTTGTCGTTCAGCCCTGCCAAACCCGCCATCATCCGGCCTCTCTTCTTGATTTTGCAGGGGTGCTCACCCATTCTGGGGAACAGCCAGTGCGCAAAAAATCTGACGTTGCCGCGCAGATTCAGACTTGATCGATGCCACTGGCTCATACGGCCCCCTGACCGAGCAGCATGCTCCGATCAGCACGTGGCGGCATGAAACTTACCTACTGCGTAGGCATGGCAGGGTAAGGAGGAGAACTCGGTGAACTCGCGCGCCCTGCTGTTGTACGGCAGTGAGCCGGACCGCTCGAATCCGGCGTTTCTGCCCAGTGCCATTCCCGGCTGGTACTGGATCGTTGCCGCCCATCCTGGCACTGTTCAGCAACTGATCGATGAAGAAAAACCCCACGTCGGCCTGATCCACCTGAGCCATTTCTCCGATCAATATCTGGACGAGCTGGAAGCGCTCATTCACCGCAATCCACAAATCGAATGGATCGTCGCCGCCGACCCCGAGCTGCTAGCCTCAACGGCGGTCGGTCATTTCATTTCCTGCAGTTGCTACGACTATCACACCCTGCCGGTCGATCTGCCCCGGCTGGAGGTCACCCTCGGGCACGCGTGGGGTCGAGCGCAAATGCGCCTGCGCCATGGCAGCCAGCCCCACCCCGGTCAATTCGGCATGATCGGCGCATCCGAACCCATGCAGCGGCTGTATCGCAGCCTGCACAAGGTCAGCGCTAGCGATGCACCGGTACTGATTCAGGGCGAGAGCGGGACAGGCAAGGAATTGGTTGCACGCGCGATTCATCGTCACTCTCCCCGGGCCGAACAGCCGTATATCGCGGTCAATTGCGGCGCCATTCCGGTGAACCTGATTCAATCCGAACTATTCGGCTATGAAAAAGGCGCGTTCACCGGTGCCAATCAACGCAAGATCGGTCTGATTGAATCAGCGCATGAGGGCACCGTTTTTCTCGATGAAATCGGCGACCTGCCGTTTGAATCGCAGGTCATGCTGCTGCGCTTTTTACAGGAACACAGCATCGAGCGTGTCGGCGGCCATACGCCGATCAAGGTGGATGTACGGGTGATTGCAGCCACCCACGTCGATCTGGAGCTGGCCGTTGAAGCACGCAGCTTCCGCGAAGACTTGTTCTACCGGCTCAACGTGTTGCGCATTACCGTGCCGCCACTGCGTGAGCGCCTTGATGACATCGACCCCCTCGCCGATTGGTGTTTCGAGGTTTTCAGCAGCGAAAAAAATAGCCACGTTCAAGGGTTCAGCCAGCGCGGCAAACAGGCGATGTCGCGCTACACCTGGCCGGGCAACGTTCGGGAACTGATCAATCGCATACGCCGTGCCATGGTGATGAGCGAAAACCGGCTGATTACGCCGGAAGACCTGCTACTGACACCGCCCGATACCAATGTCGCAGAAGCCTCGCTGGAACACGCACGCGACAAGATAGAGCGCGATTTGATCGAACACGCACTACAACTCAACAAGCAGAACGTCACCGAGACTGCGAGACACCTCGGTTTGTCGCGCTCGACCTTATACCGCTTGATGAACAAGCTCGAACTCAAACAATGATCGGCCGCGGCGGCACCCTCCCCCGGTAATCAACCACTCGTACCTACATCACCGCCAGTCAGTCATTTGCTTGAATGCCGAGAACAGGAGAGACGTTGTGAGTCGAAAACCAAACAAAATCGCCAGTACGATCATTATTTTGGGAATAGCCGCGGTACCCGCAGCTTATGCGAGCAGTGACGCCGGCTCTCCTGACTCGCAAGCCGAATCGGCCGCGGTACAAACGACGCCGCTTCAAGCGGCACAGGCTTCCGATGCGGAAAAACCGGCGAATGACTCACCTGCGCCCACACCGCAAGCACAAGCGGAAGCAAAGCCCGCACAGCAACCCGTCATGACGCTTAAAGAAGCCGCCGATATTCTGGCGCCAGGCGTACTGACCCCCAAGGGGGGCCTCGTTCTGGATCCCTCGCTGCAGTACTCCTATTCGGATGGCAGCCGGGTTGCATTGGTCGGCTATTCGGTGATTCCTGCGGTCACGGTAGGCCTGATCGATATCCGGGAAGAAAACCGCTCCAGCTTGACCGCGGCATTGGCGGTACGCTATGGCCTAACGGAAAGACTGGAAATTGAAACCCGGATTCCCTATGTGTATTCCCGTGATGAATCGCTGGATCGCCCTTTTCTGAATGGATCGATTGATCCAACCGTATTCAACTCATCGGGCTCAGGCGTGGGCGACGTTGAAGTGGCCATGCGTTACCAGCTTAACCAACCTCCGAATGGCAGCCCTTATTACGTGGCCGCAATACGTGCCAAATCAGACACAGGCGAAGGAACGTTTGACGTTCCTTATGATGCCAAAACAGGTCTGGCCACAGAACTGCCGACCGGATCCGGCTTCTGGGGCCTGCAAGGCACCCTGTCTGCCATTATCCCGTCCGATCCGGCCGTGTTTTTTGGCAGTCTCAGTTATATGTGGAATATCCAGCGAGACGTCAATAAAACCATTTCCTACCGCGTAGCCGCAGATGACACGCTGCTCCCGAATCAGTTTGCAGTTAAAGAGGAATTTATCGGCAAAGTGGACCCGGGTGACGTGGTTCAACTGGCCATTGGCATGGGCTTCGGCATTAACGAGCGCAGTTCTTTCAGTCTGAGCTATGACCACAGCATCATCACCAAAACCAAGATCAATGGCGAAATTCCCTCAGGATCCACCTTTGTGCAGGTTGGCATCCTGCAACTGGGGCTATCTTACCGCCTGAATAGCAGCACCACCGTTAACCTTGCCCTCGGCATCGGTACCACCGATGATGCCCCGGCGGTGCAAATGACGGTTCGGGTGCCAGTTAGTTTCTGATACGGATCGTTCTTTACCTGCAACACACAAAAAAACCGGCGGTTGCCCAAAAGCAAGCGCCGGTTTTTTACATCGCCGATCCATCCATCAACTTAGCGAGCGCCTCGGGTCAAACCCTGATTGATCGCACTGAGTACCCGATTGCTCAGCACCGTCGAAAATGAATTGGCAGAAACACTCAGCACCGTGCTCACGCCGATATTCCTATCGTTTGCCGAGTTCTGGATAATCGCGGTCGGCAGGATATTATTTGCCGCTCCCAGCAGCAAAATATTGGTCGCGCCTGCGGCACTCAAACCTGCGGTGCCTGCCCGCAGCTGTGGCGTTGAAATAGAGATGGATGGCAAGGATGACTGATTACTCCACTTAAAACTGGCTGAAGCCTCGATTTTCCCATCCAGGGTGATCACTCGCTCAATGGCGAAATTGACGGCCAGTGACCGGCCCATATCGGCCCCCCCCTGTATGCCGGCCAGTGTATCGGCACTGACGACAGACGCCTCTGCAACAATGATGCGGTCATTTGCACCATCCGCTGGCCGGGCTGCCGGCGCATTCGTTGCCATGGCCGCATGAGCTGGTACATCAGCCCCCTCCAGGCGATCGGAGGCCGCGACCGAATCCGCTTGCGCTGACCCGGCTTGGAGGCCAAGAACCACAGCACAGCACATCATTGCGTAAACCTGGGTGTTTCCGACGGTCATCATTCACCCCATTCGCTCGCGGTTGATTCTTCGCCACACACAGCCACAAACAGCCACAAACAGGCTTACCGCGGGGCTTAAAACCGGAAGTCATTCGGCCCTGGCAAGGTGACGCTGAAGTTTGCCAGATTCGGATTGAAAACACCTGCAGCCAAAGGGCCTTTAGTCACACTCCCCCAATCGGCCTGCGTGTTGAAGTGCGCTTGCCCGACGCTTTTGTAATTCAGAATCAGAAATGCAATATGCCCCCACATCGTCTCGAATTTTTCGCGCGAATAGGACTTAACGCCAACCGCCGGATCCCCCACCAGCACAAAGCCGTTGGCAAAGCCCTTAACAACCACAAAATGGCGATAGCCATCCAGGTTCAAAACGACAATGGCAGGAACGCCCAGCTTCTCGAGTTCTTCAAGGGATAATTTATACCCGTTCGCCTCGAAGCCCTCTGCCTCGACATAGGCTTTCATATCCCGCATGGAAAAACCGGTATTTTGTATCGATGCCTGGTTGCCATGCTCATACATGCCCTTGAAGGTCTGGCTCTCATCAACCGGCCATTGGTAATGGTATTTCAACAGTGTTGCCAATGCGGCCGACCCACAACTGAAATCATACTTTTGCCGTATGGTGTTACGAAAAGCCTTCTCCTTGAAGGTGGCCACATTCACCCGGAAACCATCCAGCTGCCCCACCACTACCGACATGGGTGCGGCAAAGCCAGGCGCCACGGACAAAGCAGCCGATATCACCCATACCGCCTTTATCTGCCAAGCCAACATCGCACTCCTCCCGCGCCGTGTACGCAGCTACTGTACCGATACATTCAGAATGGTGGCATTCTGAATACTGACCGAGTTGCCGCTGTTCTGGATAACGGTGCCAATCCCGTTCATCCCAGCCAGCGCACCGGCGCCAATCATGTTCATTCCAGATGTGACATCCGTCAGCGCGCTGACTACTGAACCCGTCTGGGTTGCCGTATTGGCAGCACTCTGCACCCTTAAGCTTTCTACGCCGATTTGTCCGGTAATCGGTGCCAAATCCACGATTTCAGATCGTGCCGGCAAAACCAGCATATCGGCGTTATTTTTCTCGGCGCCAGATACTTCGAGCGGAGCGGCATACAGCCCACTCGAAACCCCATAGGTCATCACCACAACGATCAAGCCTCGAATCACCGTGTTCATCACAACCCCCAGCACGATTTGGCCTCGAAAGAACCAGCCACTCTGCTCATCTACCGCAGCCAGTCAGCGCCACAGTACGTCCTTGCCCCAGGAAACAAATGCGCAGTCCCTTATCGGGCAGACTGCACGTTGGCACCTACATTGATCGATTGCTGAATCAGGGCGTTGTTGCCGCTATTGGCGGATACCACCCCGAAGCCATTGATGTTTACATTGCTGATGCTGGTATTGCCGGAACTCAACGCGGGCACGACTGCGGGCGCGCCGACGAGGTCGACCGACGTAACCGATGTGCCAACACTACCCAACTGGTTGGAAGTCAGCGTATTGGTGTCAACGGCGCTGCTGATATTGAGAGTATCCCCGGCAAAAGCCGGGACAGAAAAAGCAGCAACCATACCGATAAGGATCCGGGCGACAACTCTGGCCATTTTCACACCCACTGAGCAAGTAGATTACGCCCGCCATATCCCGCATGCGCGGATTGCGAGCCATCCGGACCAAAAAACCGGGGCCTGAATACGGCCCCGGCATTGCTCCACTTAAGGCGTGATACTGGCGTTGATCTGCACGTTGTTCTGGCCTTGCTGCACCGAACCGAACCCTGCATTGCTTTGCATGACACCCACACCGTTAATGGTGTTGCCGGTGAGATTCGATGCGCCCGAAACCAGCACGGCCAAGCCAAAGCCCGCACCCAAGCCGGAATTGCCACCATTGCCGCCAGCAGCACCGGCACCGGAATCAGCATCAGCCAGCCCCAGCCCAAGGCCCAATAGTCCCAAACCAAGCGCACCAGCACCGGCATTTGAACCGGCACCGGCACCACCGCCAGCACCACCATTACCACTATCGCCAACGCCCAACCCCGGGGTGATCGGCACGGCAAAAGCACCAGCGTTCTGATCGGCATGGATCTTGTTCGTGTTGGTGTGAGTTACCGTTGTGGTCGTGTTGTAAGAATTCTTGGTGTTGTAGGAAGAAGTGGTATTGCCAATGTCCTTCCACGAAGCGGCAGTACTACCGTTGTTGGCCGCATTACTATGGTCGTCCGCATCAGCATTTGAATCGAAGTCCAGCTTGGTGTAGGTGTAGGTTTTGGTCTTGTTGTGGCTATCACTCGTCGTAGTGGTCTTGGTCTTGTTGTTGCTATTGGTATCCACGTCGGTCTTCGTAATCGTCGTGGTCTTGGTGCGATCATGCGAATCGTTTGAAATGGCGACGCTACCGTCATCTGCGGCGGCGCTATGTGCAATTGGAACCTGCACGGTTCCGTCATCAAGAACAGCAAAAGCAGCCGAAGTACCGAATGCCATTGCAAACCCAGTGATAATTGCGAGCTTGTTCATCACAAATCTCCTCAAAGCAATGATCCCTTGCGGGATGACCACGCCCCAACAACGAGACGCAGGCTATGCTGAGCAACAGCCATGCCAGATCAGACGAAAATCGCAAGCAATTGAATTTAAAAGAAAAAACACAAGACCAACCAAGCAAACCACAGCAAGAGTGTGTTTCACTTCTGAAACACAAACGCTAACCATCACCTTTGAATCGTGCCTTGATCTGCTCTAGACGCCTTGTCTGGCGCGGTTCTCAGAGCACCATTAGCAGATGTGCCACTCTTGAGACACCGTGGCGCTTCACCTCACCTCGGCACTGAGCTGGCACGCAATAATGGCAGCGAATCCATGTCACCCATGCTGATAACGCCCGACCAATGGCCGGTTTTCTGCATGCAAAGGGAGGGCGTGAAGGTGGCCGGCAATGCAGGCAACAAGCGAAAAATCAGCGCGAAGGTGCCGATGGTTTGGCGCGCAGAGGGATCGTGCGCACGATGCGGGTTCCGGCCAAACGGTCGTGCAGCAGTTGGCCACGCCGATCAAACCAGGCGGCCCACAACCAGGGTGACACCAGCCAAGCGGTGCCCAGCCAGGCCCACGACAGCCAAGCACGATCATGCCAGGCGAGAACCCACAAGGGCACGCATGGCAGATAGCACAACGATGCCGCCACAAACCGGATCAACAACTGCCGCCATGACGGGCGCACGCCATCGCTCGTCTCTAGCTGAAGTCGCCAGGTTTTCATCGCCAGCGTTTGCCCGCCACGGCACCAGCACAGGCCAAAATAGGCAAACGACGTGCCAATCAGTACGGTGAAGTTGAGCATCCGCAACCAGGGCGAAGTCGAGATCACGGCGACCGATGCGCCGCTGAGCGACTGATAGCCAAACTGATAAACAACCTGAATCAGCAATAAAACCGGCACCAGCAAAAACAGCTCATAAACCCAGGACAAACAGCGTCGCCACCATCCTGCATACAGAGTCGCTTCGGCCGTTATCTTGGGCGTTGCCTGGTTCATGGAACCTGTCCTTGGTTTACAACACGCTCCACCCGTTGCGGATGATGCGTGCCGGTATTGATCGCGGATCGCGTTTTACCAGATGCCCCGGGATGAGGAACGCCAACTCCGCCAGCGGTTGGCGCGCGCAGCGCAGCCAGCTTTTTTGCACCGGATGGAGTGCAACATCCGCATTCTGGATCGCGACGATCGCCAGTTCTGACGCACATTTTGCGACCTCGGCCTGAAAGGCCGTGAGCTCGGCCTGCGACGCCAAATAGCACGCGATGTTGCCGGCTTGAAACAAGCGGCAGATGCTAGCAAAGCACAGTTGACGAAGCCAGAAAAACTTGCCAAGCCAAACCTGATCCGCTAACGTCACACGTTCACCCAATCCAGATCAGTGTCGGCCGCCGAAGTGGCAGCCGATGCACCGAAAGGCACCGCCCGCGCAACACACCGCAGTCGTCCCCAACTCGGGCCACAAGCTCGATCGAAGGCGGCCCGCCCGGTAGAAAATTCGGATTTGCGGCATGGCCGATTGTCGAGAATCAACAGGAGCGCCGCATTACCGCGCGACACTCCGAACCGCCCGCACGCCCGCTGGCGATTCACCCGATTACTCAGACTAAGCGTGTCGACAAGTTCAACCTGGATGGCAGTAGGCTATCTAAAACATTTAGTTGTGAGGGTGATCCCATGGAAATCTCAGGTGCAGAGATCGTCACCCGCTGTCTGCAGGAAGAAGGCGTTGAATTCGTCTTCGGCTACCCAGGCGGCGCGGTTCTGGAAATCTACGACGCGATCTTCAAGCAAGAACACTTCAAGCACGTGCTGGTTCGGCACGAGCAAGCCGCGGTGCATGCCGCCGATGCGTATTCGCGCTCGAGCGACAAGATCGGCGTAGCGCTGGTCACCTCCGGCCCCGGCGCCACCAATGCCCTTACCGGTATCGCGACCGCCTATATGGACTCGATTCCGATGGTCGTGCTGTCGGGTCAGGTCGGCACGCCGGTGATCGGTTCGGATGCGTTCCAGGAAGTCGATATGGTCGGCTGTTCGCGGCCGATCGTGAAACACAACTTCCTGGTGAAGGATGTGCGCGACCTCGCCGCCACCTTCAAGAAGGCGTTTTACATCGCCTCGACCGGTCGCCCGGGCCCGGTGGTCATCGACATCCCCAAGGATGTGACCATGGCCAAGTGCGTGTTCGAGTACCCGAAATCGGTGGCTATCCGCAGCTACAACCCGCCGACCAAGGGTCATCCGGGCCAGATCAAGAAAGCCGCGCAACTGCTCGCCGAGGCCAAGCGTCCGTTCATCTATGTCGGCGGTGGCGCGGTTCAGGGCGGCGCCGGTGACCTCGTCACCGAGCTGGTCAAGCACCTGAATGTGCCATGCACCAACACCCTGATGGGGCTGGGCGCGCTGGACGGCACCGATCCGAACTTCGTCGGTATGCTCGGCATGCACGGCACGTACGAAGCCAACCTGGCGATGCAGTACTGCGATGTACTGATCGCCGTCGGCGCGCGCTTCGACGACCGGGTGATTTCGATTCCGAGCCAGTTCCTGTCGAACCCGAAAAAAATCGTCCACATCGACGTCGATCCAAGCTCGATCGCCAAGCGCGTCAAGGTCGACGTGCCCATCGTCGGCGACGTCAAGCATGTGCTGACCGATCTGATCGCCGTGCTGAAGGAAACCGGCCTCAAGCCGAACGCCGATGCGCTGGCCAACTGGTGGAAACAGATCGACGAATGGCGCAAGCCGAACTCGCTGCTGTACACGCCATCGACCGAGGTCATCAAGCCACAATCGGTGATTGAGGCGCTGTGGCAGGTTACCAATGGCGAAGCCATCGTCACCTCCGACGTCGGCCAGCATCAGATGTGGGCCGCGCAGTATTACAAGTTCCGTCGTCCCAAGCAGTGGATCAACTCGGGCGGCCTCGGCACCATGGGCTTTGGCCTGCCGGCCGCAATGGGCGCGCAGTTGGCCAACCCGAACGCGCAGGTCGCCTGCGTCACCGGTGAAGGCTCGATCCAGATGAACATCCAGGAACTGTCGACCTGCAAGCAATACCACACGCCGGTGAAGGTGCTGAGCCTGAACAACCGCTATCTGGGCATGGTTCGCCAGTGGCAGGAGTTCTTCTACGGCACCCGTTATTCCGAGTCGTATATGGATGCCTTGCCCGATTTCGTCAAAGTCGCCGAGGCCTATGGCCACGTCGGCTTCAAGGTCGAGAATCCGGCCGACGTCGAGCCGGTGCTGAAGGAAGCCTTCGGCCCGTCGCTGAAGGAACGCCTGGTGTTTATCGATTTCCGCACCGACCAGACCGAGAACGTGTTCCCGATGATCCAGAACGGGCGCGGCCTGAACCAGATGGACCTGCCGCCGCATATGCGCGGCATGCAGCAGGTGCCGTTCGACAACAACCGTGACTACGGCAACCTGGCCTGAGGAGGAATGAACATGCGACATATTCTTTCCGTCCTGATCGAAAACGAAGCCGGCGCGCTGTCGCGCGTCACCGGGCTGTTTTCGGCACGCGGCTACAACATCGATTCGCTGACGGTGCAAACCACCGAAGACGCGACGCTCTCACGCATGACGATCGTCACCCACGGTTCCGATGACGTGATCGAGCAGATCACCAAGCAGCTCAACAAGCTGATCGAAGTGGTCAAGGTCATCGACCTGAACGAAGCCGAGCACATCGAGCGCGAGCTGATGCTGATCAAGGTCCGCGCCACCGGCAAGGAACGCGATGAGATGAAGCGGATGGCGGAAATTTTCCGCGGCCATATCATCGATGTGACCGAGAAAAGCTACACCATCGAGCTGACCGGCGACGGCAATAAACTCGACGCCTTTATCAAGGCGATCGACCCGGCGGTGATCCTTGAAACCGTGCGTACCGGCGCCTCGGGCATCGGCCGCGGTGAACGCATCCTCAAAGTCTGACGCACCACCGATTTCAATACGCTGAACTTGGGGCGAGCGCCGCCCCGCCATTCAAAAAGGAATGAAACAATGAAAGTTTCCTACGACAAAGATTGTGATATCTCGATCATCCGCGGCAAGAAGGTCGCCATCATCGGCTACGGCTCGCAAGGCCATGCCCACGCCTGCAACCTGAAGGACTCCGGCGTTGACGTGACCGTGGGTCTGCGCGCAGGCTCGGCGACCGTTAAGAAAGCCGAAGCTCACGGCCTGAAGGTTTCCGACGTGAAGACCGCCGTCGCCAACGCCGACGTGGTGATGATCCTGACCCCGGACGAATTCCAATCCAAGCTGTACCTGGACGAGATCGAGCCGAACATCAAGCAGGGCGCGACGCTGGCGTTCGCTCACGGCTTCGCGATCCACTACAACCAGGTCGTGCCGCGCAAGGATCTGGACGTGATCATGATCGCACCGAAGGCACCGGGCCACACCGTGCGTTCCGAATTCGTCCGTGGCGGCGGCGTACCTGACCTGATCGCCATCTTCCAGGATGCATCGGGCAAGGCCAAGCAAACCGCGCTGTCGTACGCCAGCGGCGTCGGCGGCGGCCGTACCGGTATCATCGAAACCACCTTCAAGGACGAGACCGAAACCGACCTGTTCGGCGAACAGGCCGTGCTGTGCGGTGGCGCCGTTGAACTGGTGAAGATGGGCTTCGAGACCCTAGTTGAAGCCGGCTACGAGCCGGAAATGGCCTACTTCGAATGCCTGCACGAGCTGAAGCTGATCGTCGACCTGATGTTCGAAGGCGGCATCGCCAACATGAACTACTCGATCTCCAACAATGCCGAATACGGTGAATACGTGACCGGCCCGAAGGTGATCAACGAAGAATCCCGCAAGGCGATGCGTCAGGCACTGAAGAACATCCAGACTGGCGAATACGCCAAGCAGTTCATTCTGGAAGGCCAGACCAACTACGCCTCGATGACCGCTGCCCGTCGTAACAACGCCGCGCACGGCATCGAAGTCGTTGGTGCCAAGCTGCGTGAGATGATGCCGTGGATTCAGGCAAACAAGATCGTCGACCAGTCGAAGAACTAATTCGACACCGTGCATCACCCGAAACGGCCAGCCTTTGCTGGCCGTTTTTTTTGCCCGCTCCGCATGCCGCACGAGATGAACTCGACTACGCCAGTAGTGCTGCAGATTACGACCGCCCTTATCGGCGGTGATGCGATGAGTGCCGAAGCATCTGAAGCATTTTTGGCAACAAGCTGACAGCCGGCTTTGCCCGCCCCTTCGCCCATGCACCTGGCGACTCATGCTGCAATACCCGGTAAATCCGCGGGATGCTCGACTAGACTGATGACGTGCAATCCCATCGCCCAGAGCGATATTCCCAGCTTACCCTTCAATCTGAATGCCATTCAAACTTGCCAACAAGGCAAGATTTGGTATAGAAATTAGAAAGGGGCAAATGACATTCACACTAATTAGAACGTCGCCATGCCATTCGTTGGCAGCGCTCACAAGGCGCCGCCAATCATGAGCGTGCACCAGATGCAGACGTGTCCCTGTCAATTGATCATCCCCTCAGGAATTCATATGGACAAACGCATCTGCGCCGTGCCCCTCACGGTCATGGCCATCTCATGCCAGCTCGCCTTCGCAATCCCTCCCAAAGCCAAGCCCAATTCCCAGATTGAGCAGCTCAGACAAGCGAACCAGCAGCAAGCGGCCAAACTGGCGGCGCTGGAAGATCAGATCCAGGCTTTGCAAAAAATGGTCGGCGATTTGAACAACAAACTGGTTGGCACCGCCCCCCCGCTCGCCAAACAGACCAGCCCCGGCACCTGGAACAAAACGGGTAATGCGCCGGGCCAGCCACAACAAGGTAGCGTCGTTGCCGCCGTGGCGCCACCACGCCAGCTGCTACCGCCGCTACCCCCGGTTCCCGCCGATAAAACGGCCGGCGATGCGCCCAAGAGCGTCGAGGACATCTATCAAGCGGCCAGTGGTTTCAATTCGTCGAGCCGCTATTCGCTTGAGGCGGGGCTGACTTACAGCCACTACGACACGCGCGAGCTCAAGCTCAGCGGCTTTCTGGCGCTGGACTCGATCTTTCTAGGCAATATCAATCTCGACCGAACCAAGCAGGACACGCTCACACTGGATCTGACCGCCCGTTACTCACCGAGCCCGCGCTGGCAGTTCGACATCAGCACTCCCTTCGTCTACCGCAATGCCCAGTATTTCTCCGGTGGCGCCGGCGGCGCCGCCACCAGCGTGTCCGAAGCCGAAGTCACCCGTTCGCCACAGCTCGGTGATGTCAACGTCGGCATAGCCTACAAGCTGATACAGGAAACGATCGACTGGCCGGATACCACCGCCAGCCTGAGCCTGCGCGCGCCGACCGGCAAAGAACCTTATGGCATCAAACTGGCCGAGGTCCCCGGCAGCAATGGCAACCTGATGGTGCCATCGGAACTACCCACCGGTAGCGGCATGTGGGGCCTGACCGGCGGACTGGCAGTAGTCAAAACCGTCGATCCGGCGGTGATCTTTGCCAACGTCGGTTACAGCTATTACTTCAAGCGTAGCTTCGACGACATCAGCGCCAATGTCGAAACAACGCAGGCGGGCGAAGTGCAGCAAGGCAGCAGCCTGCAATTCGGCGCCGGCACCGCCTTCGCGCTGAACGAGAAACTCAGCCTGGGCCTGTCATATTCGCAGC encodes:
- a CDS encoding sigma-54 dependent transcriptional regulator, with protein sequence MNSRALLLYGSEPDRSNPAFLPSAIPGWYWIVAAHPGTVQQLIDEEKPHVGLIHLSHFSDQYLDELEALIHRNPQIEWIVAADPELLASTAVGHFISCSCYDYHTLPVDLPRLEVTLGHAWGRAQMRLRHGSQPHPGQFGMIGASEPMQRLYRSLHKVSASDAPVLIQGESGTGKELVARAIHRHSPRAEQPYIAVNCGAIPVNLIQSELFGYEKGAFTGANQRKIGLIESAHEGTVFLDEIGDLPFESQVMLLRFLQEHSIERVGGHTPIKVDVRVIAATHVDLELAVEARSFREDLFYRLNVLRITVPPLRERLDDIDPLADWCFEVFSSEKNSHVQGFSQRGKQAMSRYTWPGNVRELINRIRRAMVMSENRLITPEDLLLTPPDTNVAEASLEHARDKIERDLIEHALQLNKQNVTETARHLGLSRSTLYRLMNKLELKQ
- a CDS encoding C39 family peptidase — its product is MLAWQIKAVWVISAALSVAPGFAAPMSVVVGQLDGFRVNVATFKEKAFRNTIRQKYDFSCGSAALATLLKYHYQWPVDESQTFKGMYEHGNQASIQNTGFSMRDMKAYVEAEGFEANGYKLSLEELEKLGVPAIVVLNLDGYRHFVVVKGFANGFVLVGDPAVGVKSYSREKFETMWGHIAFLILNYKSVGQAHFNTQADWGSVTKGPLAAGVFNPNLANFSVTLPGPNDFRF
- a CDS encoding RDD family protein, which produces MNQATPKITAEATLYAGWWRRCLSWVYELFLLVPVLLLIQVVYQFGYQSLSGASVAVISTSPWLRMLNFTVLIGTSFAYFGLCWCRGGQTLAMKTWRLQLETSDGVRPSWRQLLIRFVAASLCYLPCVPLWVLAWHDRAWLSWAWLGTAWLVSPWLWAAWFDRRGQLLHDRLAGTRIVRTIPLRAKPSAPSR
- the ilvB gene encoding biosynthetic-type acetolactate synthase large subunit; protein product: MEISGAEIVTRCLQEEGVEFVFGYPGGAVLEIYDAIFKQEHFKHVLVRHEQAAVHAADAYSRSSDKIGVALVTSGPGATNALTGIATAYMDSIPMVVLSGQVGTPVIGSDAFQEVDMVGCSRPIVKHNFLVKDVRDLAATFKKAFYIASTGRPGPVVIDIPKDVTMAKCVFEYPKSVAIRSYNPPTKGHPGQIKKAAQLLAEAKRPFIYVGGGAVQGGAGDLVTELVKHLNVPCTNTLMGLGALDGTDPNFVGMLGMHGTYEANLAMQYCDVLIAVGARFDDRVISIPSQFLSNPKKIVHIDVDPSSIAKRVKVDVPIVGDVKHVLTDLIAVLKETGLKPNADALANWWKQIDEWRKPNSLLYTPSTEVIKPQSVIEALWQVTNGEAIVTSDVGQHQMWAAQYYKFRRPKQWINSGGLGTMGFGLPAAMGAQLANPNAQVACVTGEGSIQMNIQELSTCKQYHTPVKVLSLNNRYLGMVRQWQEFFYGTRYSESYMDALPDFVKVAEAYGHVGFKVENPADVEPVLKEAFGPSLKERLVFIDFRTDQTENVFPMIQNGRGLNQMDLPPHMRGMQQVPFDNNRDYGNLA
- the ilvN gene encoding acetolactate synthase small subunit, whose translation is MRHILSVLIENEAGALSRVTGLFSARGYNIDSLTVQTTEDATLSRMTIVTHGSDDVIEQITKQLNKLIEVVKVIDLNEAEHIERELMLIKVRATGKERDEMKRMAEIFRGHIIDVTEKSYTIELTGDGNKLDAFIKAIDPAVILETVRTGASGIGRGERILKV
- the ilvC gene encoding ketol-acid reductoisomerase, encoding MGRAPPRHSKRNETMKVSYDKDCDISIIRGKKVAIIGYGSQGHAHACNLKDSGVDVTVGLRAGSATVKKAEAHGLKVSDVKTAVANADVVMILTPDEFQSKLYLDEIEPNIKQGATLAFAHGFAIHYNQVVPRKDLDVIMIAPKAPGHTVRSEFVRGGGVPDLIAIFQDASGKAKQTALSYASGVGGGRTGIIETTFKDETETDLFGEQAVLCGGAVELVKMGFETLVEAGYEPEMAYFECLHELKLIVDLMFEGGIANMNYSISNNAEYGEYVTGPKVINEESRKAMRQALKNIQTGEYAKQFILEGQTNYASMTAARRNNAAHGIEVVGAKLREMMPWIQANKIVDQSKN